A single Leptolyngbya ohadii IS1 DNA region contains:
- a CDS encoding hybrid sensor histidine kinase/response regulator, producing MAGEKILVVEDERIVARDIEKRLKKLGYVVPASVASGEDAIQKVAELRPELVLMDIRLKGQMDGVEAAEKIRSDFDTPVVYLTAYADEVTLQRAKATEPFGYIVKPFDERDLHVAIEVALRRQLSETAIRVALEKEKELSELKSRFWSMAAHEIKGPMTSILGCAQLLEQEGHNLTEERRREFLYIIQQSVRSMDQLLNDLLAIGRVEGGSLKFKPAPLDLEKFCRSLVEEIQFSTGLSHPIRFSSRGHCENVCLDQKLLRHILTNLILNAVKYSPEGSPVYLNLDCIAGQVTLEVRDSGIGIPPDAQKHLFEPFHRASNVGKIPGTGLGLTMVKRCLDLHSGEITVESEVGVGTTFVVKLLDPHPMDSFMERSLSG from the coding sequence ATGGCTGGTGAAAAGATCTTAGTCGTTGAAGATGAAAGAATCGTTGCGCGGGATATCGAAAAGCGATTAAAAAAGCTGGGATATGTCGTACCAGCATCCGTTGCCTCCGGAGAAGACGCGATTCAAAAAGTTGCAGAACTCAGACCTGAGCTAGTTCTGATGGACATCCGCCTCAAAGGGCAAATGGACGGTGTGGAAGCTGCCGAGAAAATTCGATCGGATTTTGATACACCCGTCGTCTATCTCACAGCGTATGCAGACGAGGTGACGCTCCAGCGAGCAAAAGCGACAGAGCCGTTTGGGTATATTGTGAAGCCGTTTGATGAGCGGGATCTCCACGTTGCGATCGAAGTTGCCCTGCGTCGCCAATTATCGGAAACCGCGATTCGGGTTGCCCTGGAAAAGGAAAAAGAGTTGAGCGAGCTAAAGTCTCGATTCTGGTCGATGGCGGCACATGAAATTAAGGGTCCGATGACCTCCATTTTGGGCTGCGCCCAGTTGCTAGAGCAGGAAGGTCACAACTTGACCGAAGAGCGGCGACGCGAGTTTTTATACATCATTCAACAATCCGTCCGTTCGATGGATCAGCTGTTGAACGATCTCTTAGCCATCGGGCGGGTGGAGGGCGGCAGCCTGAAGTTTAAGCCTGCTCCTTTAGATCTGGAAAAGTTTTGTCGGAGCCTGGTAGAAGAAATACAGTTCAGCACAGGTTTAAGTCATCCCATCCGGTTTAGCAGCCGAGGGCACTGCGAGAATGTGTGCCTGGATCAAAAGCTCCTCAGACATATTCTTACCAATTTAATTCTAAATGCAGTTAAATACTCCCCTGAAGGAAGCCCAGTCTATCTCAACCTTGACTGCATTGCGGGACAGGTTACGTTAGAAGTTCGAGACAGCGGGATTGGCATTCCGCCTGATGCACAGAAGCACCTGTTTGAGCCTTTTCACCGGGCGAGCAACGTGGGCAAAATTCCGGGAACTGGACTGGGGCTAACGATGGTGAAACGCTGCCTGGATTTGCACAGCGGGGAAATTACGGTGGAGAGCGAAGTGGGGGTGGGCACCACCTTTGTCGTTAAACTCCTCGACCCTCACCCCATGGACAGTTTCATGGAAAGAAGCCTATCGGGTTGA
- a CDS encoding histidine kinase dimerization/phosphoacceptor domain -containing protein, with protein sequence MPPQNSFAPFLSLDAAIDRRPLTISPDTSLSDTIAIMSKAQSSCVLPGLELSLNTILMSEARASGILVVEGTRLLGVFGERDALRAIVSGQDLTAVKVVDAMQQPAIVLTQSDKHNALTALAHLRQHQIHHLPIVDENGQWLGIVTPASLRKAFQLDELLKAKPLAEIAAAPVVQAPAATSTLELARLMVAHQVDCVVLTDETQPDPQPVGLILERHILQLWTLGLDLTQIQAETVMAAPLLQFPASESILAAYWKMQQVKVQRFGVCGEQGELIGMISPTSFLDRLDPDEMYCTLEQLQESIAQFEESDPEANQLQPSQHDLQLLENPVGLLEQLQCSQILAAMALHIRESLNLNDILQRSVEEVRQFLQTDRVIIYQFHPDWTGTVVVESVEEGWQPALKSSIRDTCFAQNYAQAYKEGRTQVCEDIYTAGLTQCHIDILVLYDIRASLVVPILQGEHLWGLLCAYNCSGPRKWRSFEVDLLKQLAIHMAIAIQQSELYQQVQNELKERKRTEEQLKLSLKEKEVLLKEIHHRVKNNLQVISSVLRLQSDYIKDERVLALFNDSQNRIRSMALIHEKLHQSSNLLKINFDEYIRDLADNLLRSYGASSQAATLRTEAIDVWLSIDTAIPCGLIINELVSNALKHAFPAATSENEICVEISSAGHNRFKLTVRDNGIGFPPELDFRNTESLGLELVCVFTEQLEGTIELDRTQGTGTTFTIAFSELENLGKA encoded by the coding sequence ATGCCCCCGCAAAACTCATTCGCTCCTTTCCTCTCACTGGATGCGGCAATCGATCGACGCCCCCTTACAATTTCCCCAGATACGTCCTTGAGCGACACGATCGCGATCATGAGCAAGGCGCAGAGTAGCTGTGTTCTTCCAGGTTTAGAACTTTCGCTAAATACCATTTTGATGAGCGAAGCACGGGCAAGCGGCATCCTGGTGGTAGAAGGGACACGGCTTTTGGGGGTGTTTGGCGAACGGGACGCGCTTCGGGCGATCGTCTCAGGGCAAGATTTAACCGCAGTCAAGGTTGTAGACGCAATGCAGCAGCCTGCGATCGTCCTGACCCAATCAGACAAGCACAATGCTTTGACAGCCCTGGCTCACCTGCGTCAGCATCAGATCCATCATTTGCCGATCGTCGATGAGAACGGGCAATGGCTCGGCATCGTTACGCCAGCAAGTCTTCGCAAAGCCTTCCAGCTCGATGAGCTACTCAAAGCCAAGCCGTTGGCAGAAATTGCTGCTGCGCCCGTCGTGCAGGCTCCCGCAGCGACATCTACCTTAGAGTTAGCCCGGCTCATGGTAGCTCATCAGGTTGATTGTGTTGTCCTGACCGACGAGACCCAGCCCGATCCCCAGCCTGTCGGACTAATCCTGGAACGGCATATTCTCCAGCTCTGGACATTAGGGCTAGATCTCACCCAGATCCAGGCAGAGACCGTTATGGCAGCTCCTCTCCTGCAATTTCCCGCCTCAGAGTCAATATTAGCCGCCTACTGGAAGATGCAGCAGGTCAAGGTGCAGCGGTTTGGGGTCTGTGGGGAGCAGGGAGAACTGATAGGCATGATCTCCCCCACCAGCTTCCTCGACAGGCTAGATCCGGACGAAATGTACTGTACTCTGGAACAGCTTCAGGAATCGATCGCGCAGTTTGAAGAATCCGACCCTGAAGCGAATCAACTTCAGCCTTCGCAACATGACCTTCAGCTTCTCGAAAATCCGGTTGGCTTACTGGAGCAGTTGCAGTGCAGTCAGATTCTCGCCGCGATGGCGCTCCACATCCGCGAATCCCTCAACCTGAACGATATTCTCCAGCGAAGCGTGGAAGAAGTCCGGCAATTCCTGCAAACCGATCGGGTGATTATCTACCAGTTCCACCCAGATTGGACGGGGACTGTTGTGGTTGAATCCGTCGAGGAAGGCTGGCAGCCCGCACTCAAAAGCAGCATCCGAGATACCTGCTTCGCCCAAAACTATGCCCAGGCATACAAAGAAGGACGGACTCAGGTTTGTGAGGATATCTACACCGCAGGGTTAACCCAGTGCCACATTGATATTCTGGTTTTGTATGACATTCGGGCAAGTCTGGTCGTCCCCATTCTGCAAGGGGAACATCTGTGGGGATTACTCTGTGCCTACAACTGTTCTGGACCTCGAAAATGGCGATCGTTTGAAGTTGACCTCCTGAAGCAGCTTGCCATTCATATGGCGATCGCAATTCAACAGTCAGAGCTATATCAGCAAGTCCAGAACGAGCTAAAGGAACGCAAACGAACCGAGGAGCAGCTTAAGCTATCCCTGAAGGAAAAAGAAGTTCTACTGAAGGAGATTCACCATCGCGTCAAGAACAATCTCCAGGTGATTTCCAGCGTTTTGCGTCTCCAGTCAGACTACATCAAGGATGAGAGGGTCCTTGCCCTGTTTAACGACAGCCAAAATCGAATTCGTTCGATGGCATTAATCCATGAGAAGCTGCATCAGTCGAGTAACCTGCTCAAGATTAACTTTGACGAGTATATTCGGGATCTGGCAGACAATCTGCTGCGCTCCTATGGGGCAAGCTCCCAGGCAGCAACCCTCCGAACCGAGGCGATCGATGTCTGGCTTAGTATTGATACCGCCATTCCCTGTGGATTGATTATCAATGAACTCGTTTCCAATGCCTTAAAACATGCCTTTCCAGCAGCTACTTCAGAAAACGAAATTTGCGTTGAAATTTCCTCCGCTGGTCACAATCGCTTTAAATTAACGGTTCGAGATAATGGGATTGGCTTTCCACCAGAGTTAGATTTCCGTAACACAGAATCCCTCGGTCTGGAACTAGTCTGTGTCTTTACGGAGCAGCTAGAGGGCACGATCGAACTCGATCGAACTCAGGGGACAGGAACGACTTTTACAATCGCGTTTTCAGAATTAGAAAATTTAGGGAAGGCATAA
- a CDS encoding protealysin inhibitor emfourin: MEQKVPNSRQCDRLGKKWAYFSDRLHLNDLRLGRRQMLRLGKLGAVFLLGYPFATLKLAQAQEGDRMQVSLERSGGFANIPFSVTIDTDTLSRDEVAQLRQWIAEAQFFELPSSLRSPRQSDRFVPPSADRFQYEITVQEGDRSHTVIVNEAAIPEALKPLVQWLTAHRTRG; the protein is encoded by the coding sequence ATGGAACAGAAAGTACCGAACAGCAGGCAGTGCGATCGGCTTGGCAAGAAGTGGGCGTACTTTAGCGATCGTCTTCACCTCAATGATCTGAGATTAGGACGACGGCAGATGCTTAGATTGGGGAAATTAGGGGCAGTCTTCCTGCTCGGATACCCCTTTGCAACACTCAAACTCGCTCAGGCACAGGAGGGCGATCGAATGCAGGTTTCACTGGAGCGAAGCGGCGGATTTGCCAATATTCCGTTTAGCGTCACGATCGATACCGATACCCTCTCCCGCGACGAAGTCGCCCAACTGCGTCAGTGGATTGCGGAAGCACAGTTCTTTGAGTTGCCGTCCAGCCTCAGGAGTCCCCGACAGTCAGACCGCTTTGTGCCGCCTTCGGCGGATCGCTTTCAATACGAAATTACCGTGCAGGAGGGCGATCGCTCCCACACCGTGATCGTAAATGAAGCTGCCATTCCTGAAGCGCTAAAACCGCTGGTGCAGTGGCTCACCGCCCATAGAACGAGAGGCTAA
- a CDS encoding M4 family metallopeptidase — MREPRNRAQKTPQASCVCPICCIMPPYMLEHIIRNGDDRQSGMAFETLRRSEQFRGRRATVGTITFMAQPGTKRRTIFDAQQSEDLPGRIVRTEGQPPTDDPAVNEAYDGAGATYDLYAEIFERNSIDDRGLRLDSTVHYGVEYDNAFWDGSQMVYGDGDGELFNRFTIAIDVIGHELTHGVTQYEANLVYANEPGALNESFSDVFGSLVKQRVLNQTADQADWLIGEGLLTDRVQGVALRSMKAPGTAYDDPVLGKDPQPGNVKDQYRGRADNGGVHINSGIPNRAFYLAATAIGGYAWEKAGRIWYLALRDRLRSNSNFRRAATVTVALAGELYGTESTEQQAVRSAWQEVGVL, encoded by the coding sequence ATGCGAGAACCGCGAAACCGGGCACAGAAAACGCCTCAAGCCTCCTGCGTCTGTCCCATTTGCTGCATCATGCCGCCCTATATGCTGGAACACATTATCCGCAACGGGGACGATCGGCAGAGTGGTATGGCATTTGAAACCCTGCGGCGATCGGAGCAGTTTCGCGGCAGACGGGCAACTGTGGGGACGATTACCTTTATGGCACAGCCTGGAACCAAGCGGCGCACTATTTTTGATGCCCAGCAGAGCGAAGATTTACCCGGTCGCATCGTCCGCACCGAAGGACAGCCCCCCACCGACGATCCGGCAGTCAATGAGGCTTACGACGGAGCCGGAGCGACCTACGATCTCTACGCCGAAATCTTTGAGCGCAACTCGATCGACGATCGTGGCTTAAGACTCGATTCCACCGTGCATTATGGCGTGGAGTACGACAACGCCTTCTGGGATGGCAGTCAGATGGTTTACGGCGACGGCGACGGAGAACTGTTTAATCGGTTTACTATTGCGATCGACGTAATTGGGCACGAACTCACCCACGGCGTCACCCAGTACGAGGCAAACCTAGTCTACGCCAACGAACCCGGTGCCCTGAACGAATCCTTCTCCGATGTGTTTGGCAGTCTCGTAAAACAGCGTGTCCTCAATCAAACCGCAGACCAGGCAGACTGGCTGATTGGCGAGGGCTTACTGACCGATCGTGTTCAAGGGGTGGCACTGCGATCGATGAAAGCTCCCGGCACGGCATACGATGATCCGGTGTTGGGGAAAGATCCACAGCCCGGCAACGTCAAAGACCAGTATCGCGGCAGAGCGGACAACGGCGGCGTTCACATCAATTCCGGAATTCCTAACCGGGCATTCTATCTGGCGGCAACCGCGATCGGAGGTTATGCCTGGGAGAAAGCGGGACGCATCTGGTATCTTGCCCTGCGCGATCGGCTACGTTCCAATTCAAATTTCCGCAGAGCCGCAACCGTTACCGTTGCCCTGGCAGGAGAGCTTTATGGAACAGAAAGTACCGAACAGCAGGCAGTGCGATCGGCTTGGCAAGAAGTGGGCGTACTTTAG
- a CDS encoding Uma2 family endonuclease → MTLSTEKKVWTDEELMSLSKDGHRYELVDGELIDAGSSGMEHGVISSLLSGLLAIHVRQHKLGIVCDSSTAFTLRSGNNKRSPDVSFVAKERLKGLKRPPRGFFQGSPDLAVEILSPSNTVEEVHDKIVEYFENDTRLVWVIHPDEKYVLVYHSPEPEGFLRPQDSLDGEAIVPGFLMPVSDLFEEWDF, encoded by the coding sequence ATGACACTCTCTACCGAGAAGAAGGTTTGGACGGACGAGGAATTGATGTCACTGTCCAAAGATGGGCATCGCTATGAATTGGTTGATGGGGAGCTAATCGACGCAGGCAGTTCGGGAATGGAGCATGGAGTGATTAGCTCACTGCTCAGTGGTCTTTTGGCGATTCATGTGCGGCAGCATAAGCTAGGAATAGTCTGCGATTCCAGTACTGCCTTTACGCTCAGGAGCGGCAACAATAAACGATCGCCCGATGTCTCCTTTGTTGCTAAGGAACGACTCAAAGGATTGAAGCGTCCACCTCGCGGCTTCTTTCAAGGTTCTCCCGATCTAGCGGTTGAAATCCTCTCGCCCAGCAACACCGTTGAGGAAGTTCACGACAAGATTGTGGAATATTTCGAGAATGACACTCGCCTAGTCTGGGTGATTCATCCCGATGAGAAGTACGTGCTGGTCTACCATTCGCCTGAGCCAGAAGGGTTTTTGCGTCCGCAAGATTCGCTGGATGGTGAGGCGATCGTTCCCGGCTTTTTGATGCCTGTTTCCGATCTGTTTGAGGAGTGGGATTTTTAG
- a CDS encoding Uma2 family endonuclease gives MIASPQPHLTPTEYLQMEEHSPIKHEYIDGQVYAMVGASDAHVTIAGNLFALLRNHLRGSGCRAYISDMKARIESLNRYFYPDILVTCDPRDRQTSLEKRFPCLVVEVLSDSTEAFDRGDKFADYQELDSLQEYVLISTKRQRVECFRRNEAGLWVLQSYTDRHSTFQLESIGFEGTIDALYEDVNFEDARAEDTI, from the coding sequence ATGATCGCCTCTCCACAGCCCCACCTCACCCCCACCGAATACCTCCAGATGGAGGAACATAGCCCCATCAAGCACGAATATATTGATGGACAAGTTTATGCGATGGTCGGGGCAAGCGATGCCCATGTGACGATCGCCGGAAACCTGTTTGCCCTGCTGCGAAACCATCTGCGCGGGAGCGGTTGTCGGGCGTACATCTCTGACATGAAAGCCCGGATTGAATCCCTGAATCGCTACTTCTACCCCGATATTTTAGTGACCTGCGATCCTCGCGATCGGCAAACGTCCCTGGAGAAGCGGTTTCCCTGCTTAGTTGTGGAAGTATTATCCGACTCCACCGAAGCCTTCGACCGTGGCGACAAATTTGCCGACTATCAGGAACTCGACAGCCTGCAAGAATACGTTTTAATTAGCACCAAACGTCAGCGAGTTGAATGTTTTCGTCGTAATGAGGCAGGTCTGTGGGTCTTGCAGTCCTATACCGATCGCCATTCAACCTTTCAGCTGGAAAGCATTGGCTTTGAAGGAACGATCGATGCCCTGTACGAAGATGTGAATTTTGAAGACGCCAGAGCTGAGGACACAATCTGA
- a CDS encoding metal-binding protein — protein MPSGRTHDRITLWTLPLVASVTLALTRQSPFTLSLCAGFLFGGLMLGPDLDIHSVHYKRWGWLRWIWLPYRGSLKHRSPFSHAPITGTVLRVVYLLAWLALFGLGLIAIVNELWQMGWTWGQIGQVMQQGIVGYRWELLGFAIGLEVGAFSHYTADWSLSTYKQVKKKGWQAVFAGKKKRGSRGAGAGEREAEAVGSG, from the coding sequence ATGCCCTCTGGTCGCACCCACGATCGCATCACCCTCTGGACATTGCCCCTGGTTGCATCCGTCACCCTGGCGCTAACTCGCCAAAGTCCCTTCACCCTGTCTCTCTGCGCCGGATTTTTGTTTGGCGGGCTGATGCTTGGTCCCGATCTGGACATTCACTCGGTTCACTACAAACGCTGGGGCTGGCTGCGCTGGATCTGGCTTCCCTATCGCGGCAGTCTCAAACACCGATCGCCCTTTTCCCACGCTCCAATCACCGGAACCGTTCTGCGGGTGGTCTATCTGCTGGCATGGCTGGCTCTGTTTGGACTGGGTCTGATTGCGATCGTCAACGAACTCTGGCAGATGGGCTGGACTTGGGGACAGATCGGGCAGGTGATGCAGCAGGGAATTGTGGGCTATCGCTGGGAATTGCTCGGCTTTGCGATCGGGCTGGAGGTGGGCGCGTTCAGTCATTACACGGCAGACTGGAGCCTCTCGACCTATAAGCAGGTGAAGAAGAAGGGGTGGCAGGCGGTGTTTGCGGGGAAGAAGAAGCGGGGGAGCAGGGGGGCAGGGGCAGGGGAGCGGGAGGCGGAGGCGGTAGGGAGTGGATGA
- the mazG gene encoding nucleoside triphosphate pyrophosphohydrolase, whose translation MGDEGMGMSEAENRSIASSNALAKLERLVEVVARLRDPQGGCPWDLAQTPESLTPYVLEEAYETVDAIRQGKPEAIADELGDLLLQVVLQAQIFSEAGQFDLATVADLITEKLIRRHPHVFGEVQADSVEQVKQNWEEIKATEEQGQTPEPAALTPRFSRYARSLPPLMAAMKISRKAAGVGFEWENIEGVWEKFHEELGEFEQALQAEPKENQQAELGDLLFTIVNLARWYDLDPEEALRGTNDRFIQRFSQLEQFALRQGRPIGDYTLEELEQLWQQAKARLSGK comes from the coding sequence ATGGGGGATGAGGGAATGGGAATGTCGGAGGCGGAGAATCGATCGATCGCTTCATCGAATGCCCTAGCTAAGCTGGAGCGGCTAGTTGAGGTGGTGGCGAGGCTGCGCGATCCGCAGGGGGGGTGTCCCTGGGATTTGGCGCAGACGCCGGAAAGTTTGACTCCCTATGTGCTGGAAGAGGCGTATGAGACGGTCGATGCGATTCGGCAGGGGAAACCGGAGGCGATCGCGGATGAGCTTGGGGATCTGCTGTTGCAGGTGGTGCTTCAGGCGCAGATTTTTAGCGAGGCGGGACAGTTTGACCTGGCAACGGTGGCGGATTTGATTACGGAAAAGCTGATTCGGCGGCATCCTCACGTTTTTGGGGAAGTGCAGGCGGATAGCGTGGAGCAGGTCAAGCAAAACTGGGAGGAAATTAAGGCAACGGAGGAGCAGGGTCAGACTCCGGAACCCGCTGCCCTGACGCCCCGCTTTAGCCGCTATGCCCGATCGCTCCCTCCCTTAATGGCAGCAATGAAGATTTCCCGCAAGGCGGCAGGGGTGGGCTTTGAGTGGGAAAACATTGAGGGGGTGTGGGAGAAATTTCACGAGGAGCTGGGGGAATTCGAGCAGGCGTTGCAGGCGGAGCCGAAGGAAAATCAGCAGGCAGAGCTGGGGGATTTGCTGTTTACGATCGTCAATCTGGCTCGCTGGTATGACCTCGACCCGGAGGAGGCGCTGCGCGGCACAAACGATCGCTTTATCCAGAGATTCTCGCAGCTTGAGCAATTTGCCCTCCGGCAGGGTAGACCGATCGGCGACTACACACTGGAGGAACTGGAGCAGCTCTGGCAGCAGGCAAAGGCAAGGTTATCTGGAAAATAA
- a CDS encoding vWA domain-containing protein has protein sequence MNLSDRDYTLIIDKSGSMSTPDQPGGRTRWQEVQESTLALARKCEQFDPDGITVYLFSGRFKRYDNVTSSKVAQIFQENDPMGTTNLASVLQDAVNSYFRRRSANETKAEGEIILVVTDGEPDDRKAVIEVIINATQQMNRDEELSIAIVQVGNDESVTRFLKALDDQLQGVGAKFDMVDVVTTDEMQDMTIAEVLEKAIMD, from the coding sequence ATGAACCTGAGCGATCGCGATTACACGCTGATTATCGATAAAAGCGGCAGTATGTCTACGCCGGATCAGCCCGGTGGCAGAACCCGCTGGCAGGAAGTGCAGGAATCAACGCTGGCGCTTGCCCGCAAATGCGAACAGTTTGACCCGGACGGGATTACGGTTTACCTCTTCTCTGGACGGTTTAAGCGATACGACAATGTGACTTCCAGTAAGGTCGCCCAGATCTTCCAGGAAAATGACCCGATGGGCACAACCAATCTGGCGTCGGTGCTGCAAGATGCGGTGAATAGCTATTTCCGCCGTCGCTCTGCTAATGAAACGAAAGCAGAGGGCGAAATTATTTTGGTCGTCACAGACGGAGAGCCGGACGATCGCAAAGCGGTGATTGAGGTAATTATTAACGCCACGCAGCAGATGAACCGGGATGAAGAACTTTCGATCGCGATCGTGCAGGTGGGCAATGATGAGTCTGTAACCCGTTTCCTGAAAGCATTGGATGATCAGTTACAGGGCGTTGGTGCAAAATTCGATATGGTGGACGTGGTGACGACTGACGAAATGCAGGACATGACGATCGCCGAAGTTCTGGAGAAGGCAATCATGGATTGA
- a CDS encoding vWA domain-containing protein, with product MNLNDRDYTLIIDKSGSMSTPDQRGGRTRWEEAEESTLALARKCEKLDPDGITVYLFSGWFKRYDNVTSAKVAQVFQENEPMGATNLTAVLQDALDSYFRRKLGRQTKPGGETILVITDGEPDDRKSVMEAIVQATRKMDRDEELAISFIQVGSDVQATRFLKALDDQLQSVGAKFDIVDTVTIDEMEDMTIAEILEKAITD from the coding sequence ATGAATCTGAACGATCGCGACTACACCCTGATTATCGACAAGAGCGGCAGTATGTCTACCCCCGATCAACGGGGCGGCAGAACCCGCTGGGAAGAAGCAGAGGAATCTACCCTGGCACTCGCCCGCAAGTGCGAAAAGCTCGACCCTGACGGCATCACGGTTTATTTGTTTTCTGGATGGTTCAAGCGATACGACAACGTGACTTCTGCAAAGGTCGCCCAGGTCTTCCAGGAGAATGAGCCGATGGGAGCCACCAACCTGACTGCCGTTCTGCAAGATGCCCTGGACAGCTACTTTCGCCGCAAATTGGGACGACAAACCAAGCCCGGTGGCGAAACGATTCTGGTGATCACGGACGGAGAACCCGATGATCGGAAATCGGTGATGGAGGCGATCGTTCAGGCAACCCGCAAAATGGATCGGGACGAAGAACTCGCCATTTCCTTTATCCAGGTCGGCTCTGATGTCCAGGCAACCCGCTTCCTCAAGGCACTAGACGACCAGCTCCAAAGCGTTGGTGCCAAGTTCGACATCGTAGACACAGTCACAATCGATGAAATGGAAGACATGACGATCGCCGAAATCCTAGAAAAAGCCATCACCGACTAA
- a CDS encoding ABC transporter ATP-binding protein, with the protein MTDRMPDKTPDKTPDKMPLLRVAQVSLQTGIGAHYLLQDVSFEVNAGDRVAIVGASGAGKTTLLRVLNRLSEVSQGQIWFQGQEIRQIPPVSLRQQVVLVPQESRLLGMTVREALEYPLTLRKLPRREIEQRRQTWTERLRIPADWLDRSEVQLSVGQRQLVAIVRALMIQPPVLLLDEPTSALDAGRANELLICLKDLALTQNTAILMVNHQLELAEQYGSRLLLLDRGRIAMDSFSDRVDWHQVKQDLLQAEVEAAEEWE; encoded by the coding sequence ATGACGGATCGAATGCCAGATAAAACACCAGATAAAACACCAGATAAAATGCCGCTCTTGCGGGTAGCGCAGGTGAGTCTGCAAACGGGTATTGGGGCGCACTATCTGTTGCAGGATGTTTCGTTTGAGGTGAATGCGGGCGATCGGGTGGCGATCGTGGGGGCATCGGGGGCAGGCAAAACGACACTGCTGCGGGTGCTGAATCGGCTGAGCGAAGTCTCCCAGGGGCAGATCTGGTTTCAGGGACAGGAAATTCGCCAGATTCCGCCCGTTTCCCTCCGACAGCAGGTGGTTTTAGTGCCCCAGGAGTCCCGGTTGCTGGGCATGACGGTGAGGGAGGCACTGGAGTATCCGCTTACCCTGCGTAAGCTGCCTCGACGCGAAATTGAGCAACGCAGGCAAACCTGGACGGAACGGCTGCGAATTCCTGCTGACTGGCTGGATCGATCGGAAGTTCAGCTTTCCGTGGGTCAAAGGCAGCTTGTGGCGATCGTCCGGGCACTAATGATTCAGCCTCCGGTTTTGCTGCTAGATGAGCCAACTTCTGCCCTGGATGCGGGGCGGGCAAATGAACTGCTGATTTGTCTAAAGGATCTGGCGCTGACGCAGAATACCGCCATTCTCATGGTCAATCATCAGCTTGAACTGGCGGAGCAGTATGGCAGTCGGTTACTGTTGCTCGATCGCGGACGAATTGCGATGGATTCTTTTAGCGATCGCGTGGACTGGCATCAGGTAAAGCAGGATCTCCTTCAGGCGGAAGTCGAAGCGGCGGAGGAATGGGAGTAA